In one Desulfoferula mesophila genomic region, the following are encoded:
- a CDS encoding rod shape-determining protein has product MLSKLMGLFSKDLAMDLGTANTLIFVKGKGVVLNEPSVVALKRDSGKPLAVGLEAKQYLGRTSPSVVAARPLKDGVIADFDMTRIMIREFILKVKSATGFMKPRMLIGVPSGVTQVEKRAVIESAEQAGARDIYLIEEPMAAAIGAGLPISLPQGCMIVDIGGGTTEVAVISLYATAYSESVRVAGDEANESIVRYIQKKYQVLVGENTAEQVKISIGSAYPLDHPLSMEVSGKDLVEGIPRTITLTDEEVREAMSEPIEVILESVKRAFEKTPPELAADVGEQGITLAGGGALIRGLDRLIQHEMKLKVNVADDPLTCVVMGAGIALHDVKEYRRVFIN; this is encoded by the coding sequence GTGCTGAGCAAACTCATGGGGCTGTTTTCCAAGGACTTGGCCATGGACTTGGGTACGGCCAATACCCTCATCTTCGTCAAAGGCAAGGGCGTGGTGCTCAACGAGCCCTCGGTGGTGGCGCTCAAGCGGGACAGCGGCAAGCCCCTGGCCGTGGGCCTGGAAGCCAAGCAGTACCTGGGACGCACCAGCCCCAGCGTGGTGGCGGCCCGCCCCCTCAAAGACGGGGTGATCGCCGACTTCGACATGACCCGCATAATGATCCGCGAGTTCATCCTCAAGGTGAAATCGGCCACCGGTTTCATGAAGCCGCGCATGCTCATCGGGGTGCCCAGCGGGGTGACCCAGGTGGAAAAACGGGCGGTTATCGAGAGCGCCGAGCAGGCGGGAGCCCGCGACATCTACCTCATCGAAGAGCCCATGGCCGCGGCCATCGGGGCCGGCCTGCCCATAAGCCTGCCCCAGGGCTGCATGATCGTGGACATCGGCGGCGGCACCACCGAGGTGGCGGTGATCAGCCTTTACGCCACCGCCTATTCCGAATCGGTGCGGGTGGCCGGCGACGAGGCCAACGAATCCATCGTTCGCTACATCCAAAAGAAATATCAGGTTCTGGTTGGCGAAAACACCGCCGAGCAGGTAAAGATATCAATTGGCTCGGCTTATCCCCTGGATCATCCGCTGTCCATGGAGGTCAGCGGCAAGGATCTGGTGGAAGGCATCCCGCGCACCATTACCCTCACCGACGAGGAGGTGCGCGAGGCCATGTCCGAGCCCATAGAGGTGATTTTGGAGAGCGTCAAGCGCGCCTTCGAGAAAACGCCTCCCGAGTTGGCCGCGGACGTGGGCGAGCAGGGCATCACCCTGGCGGGAGGCGGGGCTCTCATCCGGGGGCTGGATCGCTTGATTCAGCACGAGATGAAGCTTAAGGTAAACGTGGCCGACGACCCCTTGACCTGCGTGGTGATGGGGGCGGGCATTGCGCTACACGACGTGAAAGAGTATAGACGGGTATTCATCAACTGA
- a CDS encoding DUF6485 family protein: MKKACPNLQANLAQCTCTYSACDKTGLCCQCVAYHRKMRQIPGCFFTSEGERGYDRSYGSFCGDCS; this comes from the coding sequence ATGAAAAAGGCCTGCCCCAATTTGCAAGCCAATTTGGCCCAGTGCACTTGCACTTACAGTGCCTGCGACAAGACGGGCCTGTGCTGCCAGTGCGTTGCCTATCACCGGAAAATGCGCCAGATTCCGGGGTGTTTTTTCACCTCGGAGGGTGAGCGCGGTTACGATCGGTCCTATGGCAGTTTCTGCGGCGATTGCAGCTGA
- a CDS encoding peptidase MA family metallohydrolase, translating into MIRRLAILLLALLGATAALAAGPLELSVQAPSPELADHVRAIAAEAAPKLEAWTGASPGKVLIQVMPTREWFEKRMNQLGGPRWAAGLALPERGLIVLRSPRQLGDPEQFRHLTIHELLHLYLAAGLKGRRAPLWLEEGLAMRLSGEGGWGRSATMAGGVLGAGLIPFGELAERFPDQAQQAALAYAQSYYLVTWLQNEYGPQALAKIIKGLSQGRPLTAALRQTTGLSLAALEERFSDDMHSRFSWIAVLGTGGVLWGLVALGAGVGLVARRRRQKMAVARMDDAGGVQTQMRPRPRSGRGRRIVLREAGMDTPRPRESSRSREET; encoded by the coding sequence GTGATCCGGCGCCTGGCCATCCTGCTCTTGGCCCTGCTGGGGGCCACGGCCGCCCTGGCCGCCGGGCCCCTGGAGCTTTCCGTGCAGGCCCCTTCCCCGGAGCTGGCCGACCACGTGCGGGCCATCGCCGCCGAGGCCGCGCCCAAGCTGGAGGCCTGGACCGGGGCCTCGCCGGGCAAGGTGCTCATCCAGGTAATGCCCACCCGCGAATGGTTTGAAAAGCGCATGAATCAGTTGGGCGGGCCCCGCTGGGCCGCCGGGCTGGCCCTGCCCGAGCGGGGGCTTATCGTACTGCGCTCCCCCCGCCAGCTGGGCGACCCCGAACAGTTCCGCCACCTGACGATCCACGAATTACTGCACCTGTACCTGGCCGCCGGGCTCAAGGGCCGCCGGGCCCCCCTGTGGCTGGAGGAGGGCCTGGCCATGCGCCTGTCCGGCGAGGGCGGCTGGGGCCGCAGCGCCACCATGGCCGGGGGGGTGCTGGGCGCGGGCCTGATACCCTTTGGCGAGTTGGCCGAGCGCTTCCCGGACCAGGCCCAGCAGGCCGCCCTGGCCTATGCCCAGAGCTATTACCTGGTCACCTGGCTGCAAAACGAGTACGGCCCCCAGGCCCTGGCCAAGATAATCAAGGGCCTGTCCCAAGGCCGCCCCCTAACCGCCGCGCTGCGACAAACCACCGGCCTGAGCCTGGCCGCGCTGGAGGAGCGCTTCAGCGACGACATGCACTCGCGCTTCTCCTGGATCGCGGTGCTGGGCACCGGGGGGGTCTTGTGGGGCCTGGTGGCCCTGGGGGCGGGGGTGGGCCTGGTGGCCCGGCGGCGCCGGCAGAAGATGGCGGTGGCGCGCATGGACGACGCCGGCGGGGTCCAGACGCAAATGCGCCCCCGGCCCAGGAGCGGACGGGGGCGACGGATTGTGCTCAGGGAAGCGGGAATGGACACACCCCGTCCCCGGGAAAGCTCCCGGAGCCGAGAAGAAACCTAG
- a CDS encoding DivIVA domain-containing protein — MDVQEIRGRSFARRFFGFDAREVESYVGKLADYVADLHRELDNLNQQLNQNTQELKEYRVREDALEANLAQSRRIAEDMKANSEKEAKFIVAEAELQAEKILSQAHNRLAQIHDDITELKRQRAQFEVRLRSLVEAHLKLLEVEADRDRDLSELEDKIKILRSPSS; from the coding sequence ATGGACGTCCAAGAAATCAGAGGCAGAAGCTTTGCCCGGCGCTTTTTTGGCTTTGACGCCCGCGAGGTGGAAAGCTATGTGGGCAAACTGGCCGACTATGTCGCGGACCTGCATCGTGAGTTGGACAACCTCAACCAGCAACTGAACCAAAACACCCAGGAACTCAAGGAATATCGCGTCCGCGAAGACGCCCTGGAGGCCAATCTGGCCCAGAGCCGACGCATCGCCGAGGACATGAAGGCCAACAGCGAGAAGGAGGCCAAGTTCATCGTGGCCGAGGCCGAGCTGCAGGCCGAAAAGATCCTAAGCCAGGCCCATAACCGTTTGGCCCAGATCCACGACGACATCACCGAACTCAAACGCCAGCGGGCCCAGTTCGAGGTCCGCCTGCGCTCCCTGGTGGAGGCGCACCTGAAGCTCCTGGAGGTGGAGGCCGACCGCGACCGCGACCTTTCGGAGTTGGAGGACAAGATCAAGATCCTCAGGAGCCCCTCTTCCTAG
- a CDS encoding DUF167 domain-containing protein: MPSLKKEALGASLAVRVAPRASRNELAGVEAGALKVRLTAPPVEGAANQALVKLLAKSLGVAKGKISVVSGERSRNKRVLVEGLSPDEVRGRLGL, from the coding sequence GTGCCTAGTCTTAAAAAAGAGGCCCTCGGTGCGAGCCTGGCCGTGCGGGTGGCTCCCCGAGCCTCGCGCAACGAACTGGCCGGCGTGGAGGCCGGGGCCCTCAAGGTGCGCCTTACCGCCCCGCCCGTGGAGGGCGCGGCCAACCAGGCCCTCGTCAAGCTGTTGGCCAAGTCCCTGGGCGTGGCCAAGGGCAAGATCAGCGTGGTCAGCGGGGAGCGCTCGCGCAACAAGCGGGTGCTGGTCGAGGGGCTGAGCCCGGACGAGGTGCGCGGGCGGCTGGGCCTGTGA
- a CDS encoding GAF domain-containing protein codes for MAVSAAIAAETPALPGRLPTQSRHGLKDAVDLLANLTEAYTVALYLREPGGRQLHAAAWHSMGRSFRSEDPVQMGEGLVGWVAKHNRPVDVDRYKQSSEATGLYHADEGIQAFVGMPVGDLGVLVVDTKNRQIFGEREKKIIRDFAVFMGQMVAQQETCAREALYGRILDLLYDVENAALSFSGRRELYDEILDAGRRFSGLSMGFLCLLHQGRKQFWVEAVQGPSVATLRGRSFPVTQGLVGWVLREARPLTHHRMRPGQGKSYLISPDEPLRGYNAFVGVPLLAWRRLMGVWAFAGQTERSIDEEEERALQLAGHRVAATLAHYRLASF; via the coding sequence ATGGCAGTTTCTGCGGCGATTGCAGCTGAGACCCCGGCTTTGCCCGGTCGTCTTCCCACGCAGTCCCGTCATGGTTTAAAAGACGCGGTGGACCTCTTGGCCAACCTGACCGAGGCCTACACCGTGGCTCTATACCTGCGCGAGCCCGGCGGCCGCCAACTGCATGCCGCCGCCTGGCATTCCATGGGCCGTTCCTTCCGCTCCGAGGACCCGGTGCAGATGGGCGAGGGCCTGGTGGGTTGGGTGGCCAAGCACAACCGCCCGGTGGACGTGGACCGCTACAAGCAGAGCTCCGAGGCCACCGGCCTGTACCACGCCGACGAGGGCATCCAGGCCTTTGTGGGCATGCCGGTGGGCGATCTGGGGGTGTTGGTGGTCGACACCAAGAACCGTCAGATCTTTGGCGAGCGCGAAAAGAAAATTATACGTGATTTCGCGGTGTTCATGGGGCAGATGGTCGCCCAGCAGGAGACCTGCGCCAGGGAGGCCCTCTATGGCCGTATCCTGGATTTGCTCTATGACGTGGAAAACGCGGCCTTGAGCTTCAGCGGCCGCCGCGAGCTGTATGATGAAATATTGGACGCCGGCCGCCGTTTCAGCGGCCTGTCCATGGGTTTTTTGTGTCTGTTGCACCAGGGACGCAAGCAGTTTTGGGTGGAAGCGGTGCAGGGGCCCAGCGTGGCCACCCTGCGCGGCCGTTCCTTCCCGGTGACCCAGGGATTGGTGGGTTGGGTGCTAAGGGAGGCCCGTCCGCTGACCCATCACCGCATGCGCCCCGGGCAGGGCAAGTCCTACCTCATCTCCCCGGACGAACCTCTCAGGGGCTACAACGCCTTTGTGGGGGTGCCGCTTTTGGCTTGGCGGCGGCTGATGGGGGTGTGGGCTTTTGCCGGTCAAACCGAACGCTCTATCGACGAGGAAGAGGAGAGGGCCCTGCAGTTGGCCGGTCACCGCGTGGCCGCCACCTTGGCCCACTATCGTTTGGCCTCGTTTTAG